The Thermus tengchongensis genomic interval CAGGATCAAACTCTCCAATAAAATCAACGCCCGAAGGCGTTTTGTCTCGTGGGTTGCCCTATTCCTGCGCTTTCAAGATCCCCCGCCGGTCCAACCGGCGCAACATTGAATGTACCAGGCAGGGGCATTTCTGTCAAGATGGGGGCATGTTGGACCTCTTGGTGGTGGTCCCCCATCCCGACGACGAAAGCTTCGGCGCTGGGGGAGCGCTCCTTCTGGCCAAAAAGGAGGGGCTCAGGACGGGCATCCTCACCCTCACCCGAGGGGAGGCGGGAAGAACCCTGGGGCTTTGCCCCCCTGAGGAACTGCCCAGGGTGCGGACCCAAGAGCTTGAGCGGGCGGCAGAGATCCTGGAGGTGGACTTCCTCGAGGTCCTCTCCTTCCCCAACGCCCTACCCCAGGCGGCCCACCTGGACCACAGGGGCCCCAAAGGGGCGGCGGAGGGACCCCGCGGGCTAGCCTCGGGAAAAGGCCTCCTCGACCACCCCGAGGCGGAAGCGGCCATCCGGGAAAGGCTTCTTGCCCAAAGGCCCCGCTATGTCCTGACCTTTCCCCCTGATGGCATCAACGGCCACCCCGACCACGTGGCCACAAGCCGCTACGCTACCCGGGCGGCAGAGGGCCTGGCCCGGGTGGCATACTTCGTGCGGCCCGAAGGCCCCTGGCCCGTCACCCACCGCCTACACCTACCCGAGTGGGCCCTGGCCCGAAAGCTCAAGGCCCTGGCCCAGCACCGGACCCAGGCCCTGTCCTTGCTGGATTTTATGGAAAGGTATCCGGAAAGACTCTGGACGGAAACCTTCCACCTCTCCGGAACGGAGGGCACCCAGGAGGGGCCATGGTGGTAAAGCCCCTGGACCACACCGCCGACGTGGGGTTCCTCCTGGAGGCAGAAAGCCTCGAGGGCCTCTTCCAGGCCGCCCTGAAAGGGCTTCTCCAGGTGATGTTCCTCTCTCCCCCCAAAGGGGGAAGCCGGCGCAGGCGCCTTTCCCTGGAGGCGGAGGACCTGGAAACCCTCCTGGTTCGTTTCCTGAACGAGCTCATCTACCTGATCCAGACCAAGGGCTTCGTGCCCGGGAAGGCACGGGTACGGGTACAAACGGAAGCCGGGGGCTACCGCCTTACCGCCACCCTTTGGGGTGAACCCTTCCAGGAGAGCTTTGGCTTCCAGGGAGAGGTGAAAAGCGCCACCTTCCACGGCCTGGAGGTGAGCCGGGAAAACGGAGCATGGAAGGCCCAGGTGATCCTAGACGTGTAGGGCGGAAAGACCCGCCCGCACCCGGTCCAAAAGCCCTGCCGCCACCAGGCTCCTGGCCCGAAGAAGGGCG includes:
- a CDS encoding PIG-L deacetylase family protein, which codes for MLDLLVVVPHPDDESFGAGGALLLAKKEGLRTGILTLTRGEAGRTLGLCPPEELPRVRTQELERAAEILEVDFLEVLSFPNALPQAAHLDHRGPKGAAEGPRGLASGKGLLDHPEAEAAIRERLLAQRPRYVLTFPPDGINGHPDHVATSRYATRAAEGLARVAYFVRPEGPWPVTHRLHLPEWALARKLKALAQHRTQALSLLDFMERYPERLWTETFHLSGTEGTQEGPWW
- a CDS encoding archease; this translates as MVVKPLDHTADVGFLLEAESLEGLFQAALKGLLQVMFLSPPKGGSRRRRLSLEAEDLETLLVRFLNELIYLIQTKGFVPGKARVRVQTEAGGYRLTATLWGEPFQESFGFQGEVKSATFHGLEVSRENGAWKAQVILDV